The following proteins come from a genomic window of Candidatus Margulisiibacteriota bacterium:
- the folK gene encoding 2-amino-4-hydroxy-6-hydroxymethyldihydropteridine diphosphokinase: protein NVFLSLGSNLGDRAQNLRDALAELGQLPETKILKTASFYDTAPVGHAEQPRFLNTAAQLETTLPPRALLTAAQNIEKKLGRVKTFRWGPRVIDIDILAYAGQIIDESDLRIPHLELPGRGFVLEPLCEIAPEYIEARSGQTYRTLLERLRAQNSRA from the coding sequence AATGTTTTTTTAAGTCTCGGCAGCAATCTCGGTGACCGCGCGCAAAATCTGCGCGACGCGCTGGCGGAACTCGGCCAATTGCCGGAAACCAAAATCTTAAAAACCGCTTCTTTTTACGACACCGCGCCGGTCGGCCACGCGGAGCAGCCCCGTTTTCTCAACACCGCCGCGCAGCTAGAAACAACCTTGCCGCCGCGCGCGCTACTGACCGCCGCGCAGAACATCGAAAAAAAACTCGGCCGCGTGAAAACTTTTCGCTGGGGGCCGCGCGTCATCGACATAGATATTTTAGCTTACGCCGGACAAATAATTGACGAGAGCGATCTGCGTATACCGCATCTGGAATTACCCGGCCGCGGCTTTGTTCTGGAGCCGCTGTGCGAGATCGCGCCGGAATATATAGAAGCCCGTTCCGGCCAAACTTACCGGACGCTGCTGGAGCGGCTGCGGGCACAAAATTCGCGCGCTTGA
- a CDS encoding helix-turn-helix domain-containing protein has translation MEEQNILAVLGENIKQYRSRSGWSQIDLAEKINISIPFLSNIEQGKTWVSSSTLAKFTRAFDVNVYDLFKPDRRLPDRQTRLLRKYLVDAHDQLDRLARKYLN, from the coding sequence ATGGAAGAACAAAATATTCTCGCTGTTCTGGGTGAAAATATTAAACAATACCGCAGCCGTTCGGGCTGGTCGCAGATAGATCTGGCGGAAAAAATAAATATTTCAATCCCATTTCTCAGCAATATAGAGCAGGGCAAAACCTGGGTATCGTCGTCCACGCTGGCTAAATTCACCAGAGCTTTTGACGTGAATGTTTATGACTTGTTTAAACCGGACAGGCGTTTGCCCGATAGACAAACCAGACTGCTCCGCAAATACCTGGTGGATGCGCATGACCAGCTGGATCGGTTGGCGCGAAAATATTTAAACTGA